From a region of the Nerophis lumbriciformis linkage group LG06, RoL_Nlum_v2.1, whole genome shotgun sequence genome:
- the LOC133610681 gene encoding uncharacterized protein → MIIETKYIILTTSGSREKMNGENWDSDEEVQVPWPLNKAGGRKQSQTKYVARILRFGEDTCELTPYLKAAQDGKDVPLTGDLEYGRGTRNKQPKSWSSDSESKDESDEETLSDRQQKKKRKVSRTAVGYDARAQLKAQLAALGRTSPKDTCTEMESLKKEVLQLREENKSLRDALRVVEGLPGLLMKMDDLSRQATILSARRPAVALPERSWPTAA, encoded by the exons atgatcatcgagacgaaatatattatattaaccacgagcggttctcgagagaagatgaatggagaaaattgggacagtgatgaagaagtccaagttccatggccactcaacaaagcaggaggaaggaagcagtcacaaaccaaatacgtggcaagaattctgagatttggtg aagacacatgtgaactgacgccatatttgaaagccgctcaggatggcaaggatgtaccccttactggtgatttggaatatggcagaggcacgagaaacaaacagccaaagtcttggtcatcagacagtgagagcaaggatgaaagtgacgaggagactctatctgacagacagcag aagaaaaagaggaaagtaagccgtacagctgtgggatatgatgctcgggcacaattgaaggcccaacttgctgct ctgggaagaacttcaccgaaagatacatgtacagaaatggaatccctgaagaaggaagtcctccagttgagagaggaaaacaaatcccttcgagatgcattgagggttgttgaag gacttcctggcctgctaatgaagatggacgacttatcacgtcaggcaacaatactatcagctcgacgtcctgctgtcgctctgccagagaggagctggccaacagcagcttga